Proteins co-encoded in one Pocillopora verrucosa isolate sample1 chromosome 1, ASM3666991v2, whole genome shotgun sequence genomic window:
- the LOC131782103 gene encoding piggyBac transposable element-derived protein 4-like: MATSRIDPVTDFAIESDESDVEVEFVDEDDLPLSCVHSGNNFLEHPESDEEVGSDFLSDSGDSEAGEGGESEDDEELETDESIWTEELTTRTDIDFNQAVGMAVDPASLKSSKDFFELFFTDQVWQLLATQTNLYASQKRGPEENSVWYPVSVEEMKAWLALYLCMGIVNKPNIKSYWSTDPILSTPFFPATMSRTRFVQILRYLHFADNNLAPRPDSPDYNKLYKIQPVLDLVVPRFKAVYHPKRELAVDETLIKFKGRVHFRQFIPSKPGRFGIKAFTLAESTSGYVLGSKVYTGKEAGVVQKDLGKKAVMSLMEPFLGKGYYLFMDNYYTSVGLFEELEERSTLACGTVRSNRVDLPKEICNLKSRQVKQLKRGESLYRQKGTLTCVTWRDRKVVSMLATLPTGEEDSDEVERSVKVNGHWQKKNFARPGVINLYNTFMGGVDVADQRVSTYARLMRGSVWYYKLFFYVVEVCISNAHILENKSLLHTTRNGLLFRRSLIDELIQQQSFRRDTRSPQNPIPQIRFNQGHFHHLVSHKTRSTCKVHLQRVDTTFSCAVCGVRMCQEPCFQRYHTLRDYYYNDEEREGPRRLKEGRGRPRARGRARTLQN; encoded by the coding sequence ATGGCGACTTCGAGGATAGATCCAGTAACAGATTTTGCTATCGAAAGCGATGAAAGCGACGTTGAAGTTGAGTTTGTCGATGAGGATGACCTTCCTCTATCTTGTGTTCATTCGGGGAATAATTTCCTTGAGCATCCAGAGTCAGATGAAGAAGTGGGCTCCGATTTTTTGTCAGACTCAGGTGATAGTGAAGCAGGCGAAGGAGGGGAAAGCGAAGATGATGAAGAATTGGAGACAGATGAATCGATTTGGACCGAAGAGTTAACCACAAGAACTGATATTGACTTTAATCAAGCTGTTGGAATGGCTGTGGATCCTGCATCATTGAAGTCaagcaaagatttttttgagcTCTTCTTTACAGATCAGGTATGGCAGCTGTTAGCCACTCAAACTAACTTGTATGCTTCACAGAAGAGAGGGcctgaagaaaattcagtcTGGTATCCAGTGTCTgtagaagaaatgaaagcttGGCTAGCTCTTTATTTGTGCATGGGTATTGTTAATAAGCCAAATATTAAATCCTACTGGAGCACTGACCCAATACTGTCCACCCCATTCTTTCCTGCTACTATGTCAAGAACAAGGTTTGTTCAGATTTTACGTTACCTTCATTTTGCTGATAACAACCTTGCCCCCAGACCTGACTCACCAGACTACaacaaattatacaaaattcAACCTGTTCTTGATCTTGTGGTACCCAGATTTAAAGCAGTTTACCACCCTAAGAGGGAACTTGCTGTTGATGAGACTCTAATAAAATTCAAAGGCAGAGTTCATTTTAGGCAGTTCATCCCAAGCAAACCTGGCAGGTTTGGAATAAAGGCTTTTACTCTTGCTGAATCAACCAGTGGTTATGTCCTGGGTAGCAAAGTTTACACTGGAAAGGAGGCTGGAGTTGTCCAGAAAGATCTGGGGAAAAAAGCTGTCATGTCTTTGATGGAACCTTTTCTGGGCAAAGGATATTATCTTTTCATGGACAATTATTATACttctgttggtttgtttgagGAGTTAGAAGAGAGGTCCACCCTTGCTTGTGGGACTGTAAGGTCTAACAGAGTAGACCTTCCAAAAGAGATCTGCAATCTTAAGTCCAGACAGGTGAAGCAACTGAAAAGGGGTGAGTCCTTGTACCGACAGAAGGGAACACTGACTTGCGTGACATGGCGTGACAGAAAAGTTGTTAGCATGTTAGCCACTCTTCCTACAGGTGAGGAAGATTCTGATGAAGTGGAGAGATCTGTGAAGGTCAATGGCCattggcaaaagaaaaactttgcccGTCCTGGTGTGATCAACCTCTATAACACTTTCATGGGAGGTGTTGATGTTGCTGACCAGAGAGTGTCAACATATGCTAGACTCATGAGGGGCTCAGTGTGGTACTATAAGTTGTTCTTCTATGTTGTAGAAGTGTGCATTTCAAATGCACACATATTAGAGAACAAATCACTACTTCACACCACCAGAAATGGCCTGCTTTTCAGAAGATCATTGATTGATGAGCTCATCCAACAGCAAAGCTTCCGGAGAGACACAAGATCACCTCAAAATCCAATCCCACAGATTCGATTTAACCAGGGTCACTTTCACCACCTTGTGAGCCACAAAACAAGATCTACATGCAAGGTTCACCTGCAACGTGTGGATACCACATTCAGCTGTGCAGTATGTGGAGTGCGCATGTGTCAAGAGCCATGTTTTCAAAGGTACCACACCCTGAGGGATTACTATTACAATGATGAAGAGCGGGAAGGACCCAGACGTCTAAAGGAAGGAAGGGGGAGGCCTCGGGCAAGGGGAAGAGCAAGAACCTTGCAGAACTGA